In Streptomyces liangshanensis, the DNA window ACGTAGACCTGGGAGGCGCTCCAGCCGGCGGCGCAGGCCGCGGCGGACGCGGAGGTGGCGGGGAGGAAGACCGCGAGGGCGAGGGCCGAGACCATCGCCGTGAGCAGTGCCAAGACGCGTTGCTTCAAGGGACTCACTCCTATCCACGGCGGGGCGGCGGAAGCCGTCCGGCCGTCATGGGGGGTGAGGGAACCAAAGCGGAAGGGCGTGCACCCTGTCAAGGTCTAGACCAAGGTGGACAGTTGGCCGGGCGACCGGCCCGAGGGAAGCGCGCAGGTCAGGCGGGGTGGGCCGACGCCCCACGGATCCGCCCCCGGCGACGGAGGCGTCCTTTGCCGGTCGAGCACGGCCAACGGGCCCCGGCGCTGGGGGTGTTCGCGAATCCCGCCGCTCGCGGCCGACGGCTCACGGGTTGGCCGATTAAAGAGCTGGCATGGCTGGTTTAAAGAGCAGGTCAACAAAGCCCCAATGTCAACCAATGGCCAACGATGTCACGGATAGTCTCCGGCCGTGATGTTCACCAGACATACGAAATCAGCCCCCGCCCCCCAGAACGCCACGCGCCGCAGCGTCCTGCGCGCGGCCGTCGCGGGCACCGCGGCCACCGGCGCCGCGGCTCTGGCCGCGCCCGCGGCTCTGGCCGCGCCCGTCGCGCGCCCCCGTCCCGAAGAGCCCCGCCCCACCACCCCCGCCGAAGCCCTCCGGGAGCTCAACGCGGGCAACCACCGCTGGCGCACCTTCCGGGAGCAGCACCCGCACGAGACCGAGGTCGTCCGCCGGACGCTCGTCACGGGCCAGCACCCGTTCGCCATCGTGCTCGGGTGCATCGACTCGCGGGTCGCGCCCGAACTCGTCTTCGACCAGGGCCTCGGCGACCTGATGACCGTACGGACCGCCGGCGAGGTCCTGGACGAGGCCGTCCGCGGCAGCATCGCGTACGGCGTCCTGGAGCTGGGCATCCCGCTCGTTGTCGTGCTCGGCCACCAGTCCTGCGGCGCCGTTTCAGCGGCGGTCGACGCGGACGCGTCCGGCTCGCTGCTCCCCGCCCACATCCAGTACCTGGCGGACGAGATCAAGCCCGCGATCGACCGCACCAAGACGGGCGACGCGCGCAAGGACGCCACGATCAACGCGAACGTCTCGCTGATCCGCGGCCGCCTCGCCGCCGATCCCGACCTCGCGGCGAAGATAGCCGACGGTTCCCTGGCCATCGTCGGTGCCCGGTACGAGCTGAACACCCAGCTGGTCCACCAGATCTGACCGTGTCCGCACCGGCCACGGCGTCCCCGCCGTGGCCGGGCGGCGGCCCGTGCGGTCAGGCCACCCCACCCGACGCCGCGTCAGGTCAGGTCAGGTCAGGGGACAATCGAGTCGATGTACCCGCCGTCGACCCGGACCGCCGCGCCGGTGGTCGCCGACGCGAGCGGCGAGCTGAGGTAGACGACCATGTGCGCGATCTCCTCGGGTTCGATCAACCGCTGGAGCAGCGACTGCGGCCGGTGCTCCCGCATGAAGACCCGCTGGGCCTCGTCCCAGGGCAGCGAGCGATCCACCAGCTCGTAGACGAAGTCCTCGACGCCGCCCGTGTGGGTCGGCCCCGCCAGGACGGAGTTGACGGTCACGCCGCTGCCGGCCGCCGCCTTGGCGAAGCCGCGGGAGACCGCGAGCAGCGAGGTCTTCGAGACCCCGTAGTGGATCATCTCGGCGGGGACAACAACCGCGGAGTCGCTGCCGATGTACTGGATCCGCCCCCACGAGCGCTCCATCATGCCGCCCAGGTAGGCACGGGTCAGCCGGATCGCGGCCAGGACGTTGACCTCGAAGTACCTCCGCCATTCGTCGTCGCCGATCTCCAGCGCGGGCCGGGACTCGTAGACGCCGAGGTTGTTGACGAGGATGTCCACCGACGGCAGGACACCGAGCACCCGCTCCGCGCCCTCCTCGGTCGCCAGGTCACCGGGCGCGGCCACGAACTCGGCGCCCGGCACCCGCGCGCGCATCCCTTCCAGCGCCTTGTCCACGGACTCCGCGCTCCGCCCGTTGACCGCGACCCGGGCCCCGGAGCCGGCGAGTCCGGCCGCAATGGCCGCGCCGATCCCCTGGGTGGACCCCGTCACGAGAGCCGTCCTGCCGGTCAGGTCGATCCGCACACTCCACATCCTTCCTCGCGCCCACGGTGAGCACGTCATTGTGCGTCAGGCCCCTACCCCCGCCCGGCGAGAGGATTCCGGCGGTGTGTCGCGACGGAGCCAGGGGGAGGAACCGGGCAGCCGACCGGCTTTGTGCGCCTGCCTCTTGATGTGGACCCGACACCTGTGTCATATATGTCTAGACCATTCCCCACGGATGGAGGACAGGCATGCAGGACAGGGCCCTGAGCAGAATCTTCCGCGTCGCCGCGCTCTCGTCCGTGGCCGCTCTCGGCCTCACCGCGTGCGGCTCCGACGACGCCCCGCCCGCCGCCCCGTCCGGGGTGACCGCCCAGGCCGGTACCGCCACCTCCGTCCACGTCATGTGGCGCCAGGCTCCGGAGAGTTCCGGCATCACCGCCTACGAGGTCTACCGGGGCAAGACCAAGGTCAAGGACGTCCCGGCGGACCAGAGCATGGTCGACATCACCGGCCTCGACCCGTCGACCCCGTACACCTTCACGGTCCGGGCCAAGGACGGTGACGGTACCTACTCCCCGCACAGCGCCGCCCGGTCCGCGACCACCCCCGCCGCCGTCCCCGAGGACAAGAAGGCACCCTCCCGCCCGGCGGGGCTGACCGCCAAGAGCGACGGCCCGCGCGGCGCCCTGCTGACCTGGACCGGGCTCCCCGGGGACGAGGGCGTCACGTCCTACGACATCTACCAGGGCGGCTCGAAGATCCACAGTGTGGCCGGGGGCGCGACCTCCGCGCGGATCACCTGGCTGCGGCCGGGAACCCACTACTCCTTCACCCTCGCCGCCCGCGACGCGGCCGACAACACCTCGCCCGTCAGCCGCTCCGTCGAGGTCACCACCCCGAAGGGCCCGGGCGACGACCCCGACACCGCTCCGACGGCGTTCCGCGCCGAGACCCACGCCGCCGGCGGCGCCTACTACGTCGACCTGTCGTGGGTGGCCCCCGAGACGGGCGCCGAGGTGACCACGTACGAGATCTATCTCGACGGTACGTTCGCCACCACCCTCATCTGGGGCGGCGAACCCCCGAAGGGCCGCGCCACGTACAGCGTGTTCGTGGGCAAGAAGGCGGGCGACGCGTATCGGGTGAAGCTCCGCGCCAAGCTGCCCGACGGCAAGTGGGGCCGGTTCTCCGAGGAGCGCTCCGTCGTCACCGGCAAGGCCTCCTGAGCCCCGGTCAGGAGGCCGGGGCGGGAACGTGCGTGTCCTCCCGCCCCCTCTCCTTCCTGAGGCGCAGCCGGGTGAGCAGCCCCTTCCCGGAGCCCCGCCGCAGCGGCTCGCCCGGGTCCGGGCGCGGCGCCGGACGCGCACGTCTTGCCTCGTCGAGCAGCGCGGCGAGACTGGCGCGGTGCCAGCGGATCTCGTCGGGGTGGTCGGCCAGCAGCAGCGGGCGCATCGCCGCCCGCGCGGCGTCCGAATCGGAGCGGCCGTGGGCGAGGGCGGGCTCCAGTCTGCCCAGGTAGGCCCGCTCGTAGGGATCGGGCACCAACTCGGCACGCTGCACCGGGTCCAGCACCGACCCGGTGATCGCCGCCCGCTCCCAGGGGTCCTCGCTCAGGTGCAGGAGGTGGCCGATGCGCCGCCCGCGCCAGTTCCGCGGCCGTACGTCCTCGTCCGGGTCGCGGCCGGCCGTGAGCGTCCTCGGGAACCGGCCCGCGAGGAGGGCCGCCTCCTCGGCGGCGAACGTCCGCAGCTCGTCGGCCAGATAGAGCCACACCACCGCCCGGTAGCGGTTCAAATAGAACTTGACCGGGGTCAGATACCCGGCCTTCGCGAGCCGGGTGAAGCGGCCGGGGCTGATGGCCAGGAGATCCGCCCCCTCGGCCGTGCCCACCGTCCGCACCCGCTCCCGCAACACGTCCGGGAACCCGTCGGCGGATCGCAGCCGCTCGATCTCCCGCCACTCGACCTCGCGCCGGGCTGCCACGCGCCGCCCCCCGCTCGCCGCCACCGTCGTGCGGATGTGTCCCAGCTGGGCCGCCAGCTCGAACTCGCCCCGCCTCAGCGCCAACTCCCGCGCGGCCCGCCCGAGGGCCACGGTCTCCGGCGGCCGCTCCGGCACGCTCCCCGGCGCCACGTCCGGCGCACTCCCCCGCGCCCTCTCCCCTGCCACCGCGGCCACGGCCGTCTCCGCCGACGCCCCGTGCCCGGTGAACCCAACGATGTCCATGACGGTCCTCCCCCGTGAGTCATCATTACTCTCGGTGACGACCGTAGCGCGACCCGGGCCCCTCCCGCTCAGCCTGTGGAAAACTCTCTTACGTACCAGGTCAGAGGCCACTCAGCGGAACAGGGCCCGGCTGCCTGGCGGCCACCCCGAGGCGTGCCCCGACCCGGTTGACGAGCAGTGTCATCTCGTACGCGACCTGCCCGACGTC includes these proteins:
- a CDS encoding DUF6397 family protein, whose translation is MDIVGFTGHGASAETAVAAVAGERARGSAPDVAPGSVPERPPETVALGRAARELALRRGEFELAAQLGHIRTTVAASGGRRVAARREVEWREIERLRSADGFPDVLRERVRTVGTAEGADLLAISPGRFTRLAKAGYLTPVKFYLNRYRAVVWLYLADELRTFAAEEAALLAGRFPRTLTAGRDPDEDVRPRNWRGRRIGHLLHLSEDPWERAAITGSVLDPVQRAELVPDPYERAYLGRLEPALAHGRSDSDAARAAMRPLLLADHPDEIRWHRASLAALLDEARRARPAPRPDPGEPLRRGSGKGLLTRLRLRKERGREDTHVPAPAS
- a CDS encoding fibronectin type III domain-containing protein, whose product is MQDRALSRIFRVAALSSVAALGLTACGSDDAPPAAPSGVTAQAGTATSVHVMWRQAPESSGITAYEVYRGKTKVKDVPADQSMVDITGLDPSTPYTFTVRAKDGDGTYSPHSAARSATTPAAVPEDKKAPSRPAGLTAKSDGPRGALLTWTGLPGDEGVTSYDIYQGGSKIHSVAGGATSARITWLRPGTHYSFTLAARDAADNTSPVSRSVEVTTPKGPGDDPDTAPTAFRAETHAAGGAYYVDLSWVAPETGAEVTTYEIYLDGTFATTLIWGGEPPKGRATYSVFVGKKAGDAYRVKLRAKLPDGKWGRFSEERSVVTGKAS
- a CDS encoding carbonic anhydrase; this translates as MFTRHTKSAPAPQNATRRSVLRAAVAGTAATGAAALAAPAALAAPVARPRPEEPRPTTPAEALRELNAGNHRWRTFREQHPHETEVVRRTLVTGQHPFAIVLGCIDSRVAPELVFDQGLGDLMTVRTAGEVLDEAVRGSIAYGVLELGIPLVVVLGHQSCGAVSAAVDADASGSLLPAHIQYLADEIKPAIDRTKTGDARKDATINANVSLIRGRLAADPDLAAKIADGSLAIVGARYELNTQLVHQI
- a CDS encoding SDR family NAD(P)-dependent oxidoreductase, with product MRIDLTGRTALVTGSTQGIGAAIAAGLAGSGARVAVNGRSAESVDKALEGMRARVPGAEFVAAPGDLATEEGAERVLGVLPSVDILVNNLGVYESRPALEIGDDEWRRYFEVNVLAAIRLTRAYLGGMMERSWGRIQYIGSDSAVVVPAEMIHYGVSKTSLLAVSRGFAKAAAGSGVTVNSVLAGPTHTGGVEDFVYELVDRSLPWDEAQRVFMREHRPQSLLQRLIEPEEIAHMVVYLSSPLASATTGAAVRVDGGYIDSIVP